In Anaerolineae bacterium, the DNA window TAATTTGGCGGTGGATATTGCCGGCGGTTTTATCTGGGCCATTTTTATTTTTGTGGTAGGCTTCTATTTTTTGCTAGACGCCAACCGTTTTATAGAGTGGGTGGATAGCTGGCTGCCGCCGGATTATGTAGAAGAATTCAGACAACTTCGTCACGAGATGGACGGGGTTTGGAAGGCTTATTTTGTGGGCCAGGTAACCCTGGCCATTATTGTGGGCATCGTCATTGGGGTAGGAACGGCCTTGTTGGGTATTCAAAGCGCAGTGCTATTGGGCATTGTGGCTGCCCTGTTAGAGTTGATCCCCAACTGGGGCTACAGTATTTCTGGTTTTGTGGGCGTTATCTTTGCCTACTTCCAGGGGTCTAGCTGGCTGCCGTTGCCGCCGTGGGCCTTTGCCCTGTTGGTGGCCGGCTTTTATTTTTTGATGTGGCAAATTGACACCAACTACCTGGTGCCGCGCATTATCGGCCACCGGCTGCGTTTGCCTCCGGCCCTGATTATTGTGGGCATCATTGCCGGGGCCGCGGTGGGCGGGGCGTTGGGCTTGCTTTTGGCCGCGCCAACCATTGCCACCATACGGGTATTGGGCAGTTATCTTTATCGCCGCCTGATGGATCTGGAGCCTTACGTGTTATTGTCCAAACAGCCGTTAGCGCCAAAGGAAGAAGCGCCCGTTATTGAAAGCCTTGTGGCCGTTTCCACTCAGCCCGAACCCGAAGAGTAGATTATAACCTATTTTCAACCC includes these proteins:
- a CDS encoding AI-2E family transporter → MSATPKWTPATKWVILIICLILIGAAVWRFSIVLAPLVVAVIIGYILNPVVNWLTARTPLKRGLAAAIVYLIFLFILALIPTIGTPVMVAQIRALNVDMHQLGSQINEAMDYQIAIGNVRGNLSLLIEPVTGSLDQALSPIASWAANLAVDIAGGFIWAIFIFVVGFYFLLDANRFIEWVDSWLPPDYVEEFRQLRHEMDGVWKAYFVGQVTLAIIVGIVIGVGTALLGIQSAVLLGIVAALLELIPNWGYSISGFVGVIFAYFQGSSWLPLPPWAFALLVAGFYFLMWQIDTNYLVPRIIGHRLRLPPALIIVGIIAGAAVGGALGLLLAAPTIATIRVLGSYLYRRLMDLEPYVLLSKQPLAPKEEAPVIESLVAVSTQPEPEE